The DNA segment GCGGCCGTGGCCGGCGACCACTGCGGCTATCTCTTCGGGCGGCGGTTCGGTCCCACGCTGTTCCGCCGGTCCGACTCGCGGCTCTTCAGGCAGCAGAGCCTGGTGCGCGCCCAGGGGTTTTTCGCCACCTATGGCGCGCGGTCGATCGTGCTGGCCCGCTTCATACCGATCGTCCGGACCGCCACCCCGATCGTGGCCGACGCGAGTCACATGCATCACCGGACGTTCGTCCTCGGCGCCAGACGCTCATAATAGATTCCTGCGTGTCCGCCGACCGAGGGACCTGCCATGGATAGCGAGGAACAGATAAAGCAGTGGGCCGGCTCCTTCGTTGCCCATCTTGATTCGCTACTCCAACGATCCTCCGGAAACGATCAGTCAGCATCCACGATTGCCGCCGAACTCGACTCCGCGTGGGCCATTCCCCTACTGGTTCTGGCATGGGACGGGACTCTCTCCGGCTACGGTGGCCCTCAGATTCGACCTGCCATTAAGGAAGCCATACATGCCCTGAAAAAGACCATGGAAACGGGCAGCTCAAGAAGCGAACAAAAAGTGAGCGACCTGATAGTTGCCTGTGCGATGAAGATCGAAGAGCGAGCATCGCTGCTAGAAGGGCGGGCAGGGGTCGAAGGCTCCGACGAACTGGTCGCCATGCTGCGAGTGACCGGCGCAAAGCTACACACATCTCCAGACGTGAACACACTATTGTCCGGAGGACTCGGTCGCGCACTGGGAATAATTTCGGGAGTTCTGTCAGAACGGATTCACCCGCCGGATCTGGCGGATGAATTGCCCCTTCTTTCGCGGCTACCCATGACGCCGGCAACCCGTGAGATCTGGCATGGCATCTACCTGCGCCTCCTCTTGCCGATTCTTCTGGAAGACGTCGACAGCGACTCGGCATCGAACCTGAAGATCTCCAGATATCCATTTAATTGGGCATCGATAATACAGGCGACCGGGCAGATGACACCTGCGGTCATCAACAACGATGACATTCAGAGGAGCCTTTCGCTCGACTCACCCCCGCCTGACAATGTCGCTGACTCCCATTTGACCGCCTACCCGATTCATCGAATCCAGGAGAGGTTCGTAACCAGCATTGCCTTGATCCTGGATTCGATCGCCCCATGGCTTCAGATTCAGATCGAAAATCACCAGCTCGGCGAGAAAATGATCAGCAAACCCTTCGAGGATCAGGTAATCGCCACCATGAGGCGAAAAGGGTTCATAGCTGGCGAGGTAACGGATGGAGGCGTCTGGGAACATGGATGTGATCATCCCTCTGAATCCATCTCGCAGATATCGAAAGCGCTGAGAGCGGCGGCGAAGGCGCAACAGGTCGGTCAGATCGACGTCCTGGCCGTGCGCACTGATGGGATATTCCTCATCGAGTGCAAGACCATGGCCGGAACCGGAAGCGTTTACAGCATGTCACGGAGGTCGATCACCGGCGACGCGAAGAAGTGGCATCTCAAAGCCAGAAAGAAGAAGGCTTGGCTGGAGGAGGCCCTAGGCAGACCCGTCGACTTGTCGCTGATCGTCGTCAGCGGATTGGACTTGTTACGAACCAGCTCGGAGTCTGATGGGGCTTTGATCGTGAGCCCCGAGATACTCGAGGAAATTCCTGAACATCGAGCGTGACGTGCCTGGGGCCACGGTGGACGAAGCATCGACGCGGTCGGGGCCTCTCGTGTCAGCTTCTACAATTTGTAGAAAGCGGAGGTCATGACGACGAGGCTCCGCGATGTGCTGCTGGCTCTGATGCCCGCCGGGACGATCAGCGCTCAGCAGTCGCACCTGCGCCACCGGGAGACGCTGGGGCACCAAGGCGCCGTCGGGCCGCAACCCGTAGCGGTAGGCATGCCCGTCGCGTTCCCGGGCGATCCGGTCCTTGTCGCACATCCGGGTCAGCGTGGTGACGACGGTGACGTAGGAGAGCGCGGACGGTCCTGAGCCGCTCCAGGACCTCCCGGGGTGTGGGAGCGGCGCCGGCCGTGACCAGGACGGCGAAGACCTCGGACTCCGGCTCGCCGTGCCGCCGGCGACCGTCCAGGGGCATGGCGGCGACCACCGCTGCCGCCGCGCCCGCCGCCACCGCCAACGCCGTGCCTGCGGCCACCAGCATCCCGCCCCCGGCCGCGCCCACCAGCAAGGCGCCCGCGCTGACCACCAGCGGCACCAACTGGCCCACCGTCGTCGGATCGCTGACCACCTACGGCCGGTGGCTGCTCGCCAACCCGAACCCCACGCTGACCGGCCCAGTCACCGAACCCGGCTGCTCCGCCGACGACGCGCTCGCCGCCTCACTGCAGACCTACGTGGACGAGAGCAGCTACGTGCTGCCCGACGCACCCACGCTGACCAGCATCGTCTGCCCGACCGGCAGCGTCGGCGCCCAGGTCGTCATCGACATCGAGGCCACCCGCGGCATCGGACCCGTCTACGACCGCCGGCAGACCGCGAACACACGGCAGCGCTCCGAGCTCGCCGCCCTGCCGCCGACCGAATTCAGTCTCACGCTGACCCGCGGCGCCGACTCCCGCTGGCACATCTGCAGCGTGAACACCGAGGACCCTCCCGACCGCGAGGCCATCACCGTCTGCTCTGAACCGATGAGTCCGGGCCTCTCCGTCGGTCTACCGGAGAGGAGACCCACTACCTAGGAGAGCCCATGACCTCGATCCAGCCCATCGCCGGCACGCCCGACCTGCCCCGGCTGCGTCACTTCTACGAGACGGTGCTCGGCGCCACGCAGGCCATGCGGGTGCCCGACGAAGGTCCCGAGTTCTACGTCGAACTGCGGATCGGCACGAGCACCCTCGGGCTCGTCCAGGAGGACAAGACAACGATCGGTTCCCCGGTACGGATCATCCTCAGCGCCGACGTCACTGACGTCGACGCACTGCTCCCCACCGTCGCATCGGCGGGCGGCACCGTGCAGGGGCCGGCCAACGACATGCCGTGGGGGCAGCGGGTCGCGCACGTCCTCGACCCGGACGGGAACATGCTCAACCTGACCCAGCGGCTGACCTGACCAGGCCGGTGACCAGCACGACCGCCAGGTCGCCCTGTTCCTCGCCGGCGTCAGGCGGCGATGTCGAGGACCCAGGTGACGCCGAAGCGGTCCCGGATCATGCCGTAGAGCGGAGACCAGCCGGACGGGCCGAGGTCCGCCACGACCGTGGCGCCCTCCGACAGGCCCTTCCAGTAGCGGGTCAGCTCCTCGGTGTCGTCGCCGCGGACGGAGACGAAGAAGGGACGGTCGCCCGGGGCGTACGACTCGTTCTCCCGCACGTCGTAGGCCATCACGTGGAAGCCGGCCTCGGTGCGGACCTCGCCCCACGCGATCCGGTCGCTGTCGGACGGGTGCTGGACGTTCTGGGCCTGGCCGTGGGTGAACGCGACGACGTCGCCGCCGAAGACGGACCGGTAGAAGTGCAGCGCCTCCCGGGCCTGGTCGCGGAAGTTCAGGTGGACGGTGGTCTGGATGCCCATGGTGTTTCTCCCTACTGGTCGGCGAGGAGAACCTTCGCAGCAGTAGGTGACAGGATGTGGCACCTACTTCCGGCAGACTCGGATTCATGCCGAAGACCTCCGCTCGCCTGCTGGCCCTGCTGTCGCTGCTGCAGAGCCGGCGCGACTGGTCCGGCGGCGATCTCGCCGGGCGGCTCGACGTCAGCCTGCGGACCGTGCGCCGCGACGTCGACCGGCTCCGGGAGCTCGGCTATCCGATCGCGGCGGTGAAGGGGCCGGACGGGGGTTACCGGCTCGGCGCCGGCACTGATCTGCCGCCGCTGCTGTTCGACGACGAGCAGGCCGTCGCTCTCACGGTCGCCCTGCAGGTGGCCGCCGCCGGTGATGACGCGGCGGCTCAGGCCCTGACCACGATCCGGCAGGTCATGCCCGCGCGCCTTCGTCATCGCGTCGACGCCGTGCGGGTCGTCGCCGCCGATCGGGTGGAGGCGCGGGCCGGCGGGGACGTGCTGATCGCGCTCGGTTCCGCCGTACAGAGAAGGGAGATCTTGTCCTTCGACTATGGGACCGGCGCCCTCGACCGGCCGCCGCGTCGCGTGGAGCCGCACCATGTCGTCACGTGGAAGCGGCGCTGGTATCTCGTGGCGTTCGACCTCGATCATCAGGAATGGCGCACGTATCGTGTCGATCGGATCTTTCTGCGTACGCCGAACGGCCCGCGGTTCGTGCCCAGGGCGATTCCCGGCGGTGATGTGGGAGCGTTCGTGGCCGGGCGGTTCCGTGGCGCCGTCTGCGTGGGCACCGTCGTGCTCGACGTGGACGCCGCCACCGTTGCTCCCTATGTCGGTGACGGCGTCCTCGAAGAGGCCGGGCCGGGGCGGTGCCGGCTGACGCTCGGTTCCTGGTCGTGGGTGAGTCTGGCCGCGGCCTTCGCCCGATTCGACGCCGGTATCACGGTCGTCGGGCCGGATGAGCTGACTCGGGCTTTCGCGCGGCTGGCCCGGCGGTGTGGCGCCGCCGCCGGGCTCTGACGACGCGAGTCACCTCAGGCCGGCGACGACGAACGAGCCGTGGCCGCGGCCCCGGCCGGCAGGGCCACGGCGACCGCCGCGGAGACTGCCGGCACGGCGCCGACCGTGATCGGTTCTCGGATGACGGTGCGCCGGCGTCAGGCTGCCGTGCAGGCCGGGGTGGCGGCAGGTCCGGTTCCGGTGCCCTGGAAGCCGAACTCGGTGGATCCGCCGGCGGCGATCTGGCCGTTGTAACCGACGTTGCGGAAGGTCACCTGGCCGCTGGCCCCGGTGTTGGTGGCGTTCCAGGTGTTCGTCACCGCGCCGCCGGCGGGCACCGCCACGCCGACCGACCAGCCGCTGACCGCGCTGGTTCCGGCGGTGACCCGGACGGTGGCGGTGTAGCCGCCGTTCCACGAGTTCAGCGTCAGCGCCGCGGTGCATCCGCCGGGCGCCGGCGACGGCGGCGGCGAGCTCGGCGGCGGCGAACTCGGCGTCGTCGGGCCGCCCGCGTTCAACGCGTCGAGCACGGCGGTGTACGCGGCCTTCTTGTTGCCGTTCGCGTCGAACAGCAGCGGGTTCTGCCCGGTACGCCACGAGTCGGAGTCCCGCACGCCCCAGACGGTGATGCCGGTGCACCGGGCGACGGCGAGACAGGCCCGGGTCACGGCCGCGAAGATGCCGGCCTGGTTCCCGCCCTGCTGCACGTCGAGCTCGGTGATCTGCACGTCGACGCCGAGGTCGGCGAACCGCTGGATGTTCTGCTGATAGGTGGAGTCCAGCGTGGTGCCGAGGTGCGACTGCAGGCCGACGCAGTCGATCGGGACGCCGCGGGCCTTGAAGTCGCGGACCATGTTGTAGATGCCCGTCGACTTCGCGTTGATGCCGTCGGTGTTGTAGTCGTTGTAGCAGAGCCTGGCGCCCGGATCGGCGGCGCGAGCAGCACGGAATGCCGCCTCGATCCAGTCGTTGCCGGTGCGCTGCAGGTTGGAGTCGCGGCGGCCACCGCTGCCGCCGTCGGCGAACGCCTCGTTCACCACGTCCCAGGAGTGGATCTTCCCGCGGAAGTGGGTGGCGACCTGGGTGACGTGGTTGATCGCGGCGCTGCGCAGGGCGGCGCCGGACAGGCTCTGCGCCCAGGCGGGCTGTTGAGCGTGCCAGAGCAGGGCGTGCCCGCGTACCGTCATGCCCCTGCTCTGCGCGTGGCTGACCAGCCGGTCGCCGTTGGTGTAGGTGAATCGTCCCTGCTGGGGTTCGGTGGCGTCCCACTTCATGTCGTTCTCGGGGACGAGCGAGGTGAACTCGCGGTTGAGGATCGTCATGTACGGGGTGTCGGACAACTTGAAGGCCGAGGTGGCGGCGCCGAAGTAGCGGCCGGTCTGCGCGGCCGAGGCGCCGAGCGTGGTGGCCGCCTCGGCGGAGCCGGTCACGGCGACACTCGCCGCGACGACGACGCCGGCGACGGCTGCCGAGAGCATGGCGAAGCGGCCCTTCCGGGGGATGGTCATGGTGCGCTGGCCTTTCGGAGGGGGATGAGAGGTCTTACCGGCGCAGAGGCGAACAGGCTCCTGATCGCGGGGGTCGATCATTTCTCAGCTGATTCCCGAACGGTACGGGAGCGCTCCCATGCAATTCAAGAATGGAGAGCCGTGACCAGTGGAAAGCGCGGCTCATAACACTTTCCTCGCTCGGACACCGGCCCGCTGACAGCCGAGGAAGCCACTCGGGGCGACCTTGTCCATATCGATCTCCGCCATTGCCCCCGATTAACGACAACCGTCACGGCGACGGCGGTTTGACCGGTAGCCGGACCTCGAAGGTGGTGCCCGCGCCGTCGGTGTCGGCCACGGTGATCGTGCCGTGGTGGCGTTCGACGATGGTGCGAGTGATCACCAGGCCCAGGCCGGTTCCGGGTATGCGCTGGTCGATGGCGGTCGAGGCGCGGTAGAAGCGGCGGAACAGGTGTGGCCGGTCGGCGGCCGGGATACCGATCCCGGTGTCCGCCACCTGCCACAGGATCTGCTCGTCGCCGGCCGTGACGGTGATCGTGACCCGGCCTCGCGCCGGGGTGTACTTGACGGCGTTGGAGATCAGGTTGTCGGCGACCTGCCGCAGCCGGTGCGGGTCGGCGTGCATCTCGACGGATGCCGGAGAGTCCACCGTGATCGTCAGGTTCTTGTGCTGAGCGGTGATGCCGATGGCCTGGACGGCATCGTCGATGATCGCCCGCAGGTCGAGGTCGGCGGTGCTGATGGCCAGGTTCCCCGACTCCAGCCGGGCCAGATCCAGCAGGTCGTCGGCGATCAGGGTGAGCCGGCCGGCGCTGGCGGCGATCGCCCGTACGTGCTCGCGGTGCTCGACGGGGCCGTCCGCGAGGTCCTCCTCGAGCATGGCGCCGGCCGCCACGATCACCGCCAGCGGGTTGCGGATCTCGTGAGTGACCAGGGCCAGGAACTCGTCCTTGGTCCGGGCGAGTTCGACGGTGAGCTCTTCGGCGCGGCGCCGCTCCAGGTACTGCCCGATCTGCGCGGCGATGCCCATCAGCAGCGCGGCCAGGGTGTCCTCGGGATCCTCGATGCGGTCGCCGTAGACGCAGAGGGCGCCCAGGGTGTGCCCGGTCGCCGAGACCGGCACGCCGACGGCGACGTGCAGACCGGCCCGGGCGGCGGCGCGGCTGCGTAGCGAGGCGGTGTCGGATGCCAGGTCCGGGATCCAGTCCGGCGTGCCCTGCTGGTAGACCCGGCCGGGCAGGCTCATGCCCGGTTCGAGCTCACTGAGCGCGAAGGTGCCCAGGCGCAGGCCTTTCGTGGAGTACCGGGCGGCGCAGCGGATGGTGCGGCGGCTGTCGTCGGCCAGCCACAGCTCGGCGACCGGCCAGCCCATCCTGATACCGAGGGCGTCAACGACCCTGGTCGCCGCTTCGGTGCTGCAGGACGCCTCGGCCAGGCCGCGGGAGACGGCGGCTTCGACAGCGGTGAACCGGCTGACCCGCTGCGCCGTCGTCATGTCCTGCGCGAACGCGTGGAACAACGTCCCGGCCGGCTCGTCGGTGGCGGTGAGCATGAGCTCGATCGGGAATTCGTGACCGTCGCGGTGCATCGCCGCCAGCTGGAGCCGCCGGCCCAGGACCCGGCCCGCCGCACCGGCGGCGACCCGGGCCAGACCGGCCCGATGCTGCTCGCGGTACCGAACCGGGATGATCAGCTCGGCGAGATCCCGCCCGCAGGCCTGTTCCCAGGTATGCCCGAAGGTGGCCTGCGCGGCCGGATTCCACGCCACCACCTGCCCGGCGGTGTTCATCGCCACGTACGCCTGCAACGCGACCGCCAGGACCCGCTGCGGATCGCCCAGCATCTGCGCGAAGCAACCGACCCGATGGTCGAAAGCGCCCATGTCCGCCCCTCGATTCCGCGGTCGCCACCCCGGGGCGTGGGCTGGCCGCTGCATCTCACGGTACGCCGACGAGCGCCTCATCTCCCGTGGCTGCGGTTATCGGCCCAGGGCCGCGGTGATGACGGCCTCGCCCAGGCGCGCGTTCTCCGTGCCCGGATAGCCGAACCGGCGCCGCACGTAGCCGTACGCCACCTCCGCATCGGGATCCGCCCATCCGAGGGAGCCCGCCGCGCCGCCGTGGCCGATCGTGCGGCGGCCCAGGAACGGATACGTCAGCGGCAGGTTCTCGAAGCCGAGACGGAAATGGTCGATCTCGCCGGTGACGAGATCAGAGCCTTCGGCGTACGGCCGGGAGAACGTGGTGATCGTGTCCCCGCCGAGCAGGCGCAGCGCCGCCGCGTACAGGCCGGCCACGCCGCGCGCGTTGCCGACGCCGCCGCCCGAGGAGGCACCGAGCGCACGCACCTCGCGGGTGTTGCCGTAGTCGAGCAGGTCGAAGCGGGCGGTGTTGAACGCGACGGCCATCAGCGACGCCGGGTCGGGCACGAAGGCCGGGCCGGCTGCCGGCAGCAGGGGACGGAACCGTGGTTCCAGCTCCTCCGGCAGCCCCAGCCACAGCTCCAGGCCGAACCGGTCCCGGAGCAGCGACGCGTACCACTGCTGCACCGATCGCCCGGTGACAGCCCGCAGCTCCGCGTCGATCAGCGCCCCGACGGTCAGGGCGTGATAGCCGTAGCCGTCGCCCGGCGCCCAGTACGGCTTCTGACCGGCGAGCCGCTCCGCCACCAGCCGATCGTCGGCCGCCTCCTCGACACTGAAACCGCCGTCGACGCCGATCAGCCCGGACCGGTGCCCGAGCAGCTCGCGCACGCTCAGCGGGAACGGCAGGCTCCGCGCCGGCGCGTCGAGGTCCAGCACCCCGTCCTGGACCAGCAGCGCCACGACGAGGTGCGCCGCGCCTTTCGACACCGAGAACACCCCGGTCAGCGTGTCACCGCCGACGTCGTCGCCCCAGAGGTCGACGACCTGCACACCCCGGTGGTACGCCGCCAGT comes from the Actinoplanes sp. OR16 genome and includes:
- a CDS encoding nuclease-related domain-containing protein, with the translated sequence MDSEEQIKQWAGSFVAHLDSLLQRSSGNDQSASTIAAELDSAWAIPLLVLAWDGTLSGYGGPQIRPAIKEAIHALKKTMETGSSRSEQKVSDLIVACAMKIEERASLLEGRAGVEGSDELVAMLRVTGAKLHTSPDVNTLLSGGLGRALGIISGVLSERIHPPDLADELPLLSRLPMTPATREIWHGIYLRLLLPILLEDVDSDSASNLKISRYPFNWASIIQATGQMTPAVINNDDIQRSLSLDSPPPDNVADSHLTAYPIHRIQERFVTSIALILDSIAPWLQIQIENHQLGEKMISKPFEDQVIATMRRKGFIAGEVTDGGVWEHGCDHPSESISQISKALRAAAKAQQVGQIDVLAVRTDGIFLIECKTMAGTGSVYSMSRRSITGDAKKWHLKARKKKAWLEEALGRPVDLSLIVVSGLDLLRTSSESDGALIVSPEILEEIPEHRA
- a CDS encoding VOC family protein encodes the protein MTSIQPIAGTPDLPRLRHFYETVLGATQAMRVPDEGPEFYVELRIGTSTLGLVQEDKTTIGSPVRIILSADVTDVDALLPTVASAGGTVQGPANDMPWGQRVAHVLDPDGNMLNLTQRLT
- a CDS encoding VOC family protein; its protein translation is MGIQTTVHLNFRDQAREALHFYRSVFGGDVVAFTHGQAQNVQHPSDSDRIAWGEVRTEAGFHVMAYDVRENESYAPGDRPFFVSVRGDDTEELTRYWKGLSEGATVVADLGPSGWSPLYGMIRDRFGVTWVLDIAA
- a CDS encoding YafY family protein translates to MPKTSARLLALLSLLQSRRDWSGGDLAGRLDVSLRTVRRDVDRLRELGYPIAAVKGPDGGYRLGAGTDLPPLLFDDEQAVALTVALQVAAAGDDAAAQALTTIRQVMPARLRHRVDAVRVVAADRVEARAGGDVLIALGSAVQRREILSFDYGTGALDRPPRRVEPHHVVTWKRRWYLVAFDLDHQEWRTYRVDRIFLRTPNGPRFVPRAIPGGDVGAFVAGRFRGAVCVGTVVLDVDAATVAPYVGDGVLEEAGPGRCRLTLGSWSWVSLAAAFARFDAGITVVGPDELTRAFARLARRCGAAAGL
- a CDS encoding endo-1,4-beta-xylanase; amino-acid sequence: MTIPRKGRFAMLSAAVAGVVVAASVAVTGSAEAATTLGASAAQTGRYFGAATSAFKLSDTPYMTILNREFTSLVPENDMKWDATEPQQGRFTYTNGDRLVSHAQSRGMTVRGHALLWHAQQPAWAQSLSGAALRSAAINHVTQVATHFRGKIHSWDVVNEAFADGGSGGRRDSNLQRTGNDWIEAAFRAARAADPGARLCYNDYNTDGINAKSTGIYNMVRDFKARGVPIDCVGLQSHLGTTLDSTYQQNIQRFADLGVDVQITELDVQQGGNQAGIFAAVTRACLAVARCTGITVWGVRDSDSWRTGQNPLLFDANGNKKAAYTAVLDALNAGGPTTPSSPPPSSPPPSPAPGGCTAALTLNSWNGGYTATVRVTAGTSAVSGWSVGVAVPAGGAVTNTWNATNTGASGQVTFRNVGYNGQIAAGGSTEFGFQGTGTGPAATPACTAA
- a CDS encoding ATP-binding protein is translated as MGAFDHRVGCFAQMLGDPQRVLAVALQAYVAMNTAGQVVAWNPAAQATFGHTWEQACGRDLAELIIPVRYREQHRAGLARVAAGAAGRVLGRRLQLAAMHRDGHEFPIELMLTATDEPAGTLFHAFAQDMTTAQRVSRFTAVEAAVSRGLAEASCSTEAATRVVDALGIRMGWPVAELWLADDSRRTIRCAARYSTKGLRLGTFALSELEPGMSLPGRVYQQGTPDWIPDLASDTASLRSRAAARAGLHVAVGVPVSATGHTLGALCVYGDRIEDPEDTLAALLMGIAAQIGQYLERRRAEELTVELARTKDEFLALVTHEIRNPLAVIVAAGAMLEEDLADGPVEHREHVRAIAASAGRLTLIADDLLDLARLESGNLAISTADLDLRAIIDDAVQAIGITAQHKNLTITVDSPASVEMHADPHRLRQVADNLISNAVKYTPARGRVTITVTAGDEQILWQVADTGIGIPAADRPHLFRRFYRASTAIDQRIPGTGLGLVITRTIVERHHGTITVADTDGAGTTFEVRLPVKPPSP
- a CDS encoding serine hydrolase, which codes for MGFVRGTVAPGFETVREEFAAFLSEEPAATGSQLAAYHRGVQVVDLWGDDVGGDTLTGVFSVSKGAAHLVVALLVQDGVLDLDAPARSLPFPLSVRELLGHRSGLIGVDGGFSVEEAADDRLVAERLAGQKPYWAPGDGYGYHALTVGALIDAELRAVTGRSVQQWYASLLRDRFGLELWLGLPEELEPRFRPLLPAAGPAFVPDPASLMAVAFNTARFDLLDYGNTREVRALGASSGGGVGNARGVAGLYAAALRLLGGDTITTFSRPYAEGSDLVTGEIDHFRLGFENLPLTYPFLGRRTIGHGGAAGSLGWADPDAEVAYGYVRRRFGYPGTENARLGEAVITAALGR